The Deinococcus depolymerans genome has a segment encoding these proteins:
- a CDS encoding MBL fold metallo-hydrolase: MLRTRVLGRPAEDNALWVVADSGQGQTRLLLDCGARVLDTLPFAEVQATDHLLLSHLHMDHVGGFDDLFRATFDRPAPTHAWGPPGTARILGHRFQGFWWNHAPELRGQWFVHDVHDAHVQSFRFEAHEAFAVAHDAGTRAHDGTVLTTPQISVQTVALEHHGRSLGFILREESRERVNTAALAGLGLRPGPWLSALKGGATGKIDVNGQSHDAAALRAALMDRETGESLAYLTDFLLDDAQQARLAPLLRGVQTLYAEAQYAPEDHALAARHEHTTVTQVAALAHAAGLPALTLLHLSRRYRPEQWPDMLRAAQGIHPATRFPGGWLA; the protein is encoded by the coding sequence ATGTTGAGGACACGGGTGCTGGGCAGGCCAGCAGAGGACAACGCGCTGTGGGTCGTGGCGGACAGCGGGCAGGGGCAGACGCGCCTGCTGCTGGACTGCGGCGCGCGCGTGCTGGACACGCTGCCGTTCGCGGAGGTGCAGGCCACCGACCACCTGCTGCTGTCGCACCTGCACATGGATCACGTGGGCGGCTTCGACGATCTCTTCCGCGCGACCTTCGACCGGCCCGCACCCACGCACGCCTGGGGGCCGCCCGGCACGGCCCGCATCCTCGGGCACCGCTTTCAGGGGTTCTGGTGGAACCACGCGCCGGAGTTGCGCGGGCAGTGGTTCGTGCATGACGTTCACGACGCGCACGTGCAGTCCTTCCGTTTCGAGGCGCACGAGGCCTTCGCCGTGGCCCACGACGCGGGCACCCGGGCGCACGACGGCACGGTCCTGACCACCCCGCAAATCAGCGTGCAGACCGTGGCACTGGAACACCACGGCCGCAGCCTGGGTTTCATCCTGCGGGAGGAAAGCCGGGAGCGCGTGAACACCGCCGCCCTGGCAGGGCTGGGCCTGCGCCCCGGCCCCTGGCTGTCTGCGCTGAAAGGTGGCGCGACCGGAAAGATAGACGTGAACGGTCAGTCGCACGACGCCGCTGCCCTCCGCGCCGCGCTGATGGACCGGGAGACCGGAGAGAGCCTCGCGTACCTCACGGACTTCCTGCTGGACGACGCGCAGCAGGCCCGCCTCGCTCCCCTGCTGCGCGGCGTGCAGACGCTGTACGCCGAGGCGCAGTACGCCCCCGAAGACCACGCCCTCGCCGCCCGGCACGAGCACACCACCGTCACGCAGGTCGCTGCGCTCGCCCACGCGGCGGGCCTGCCCGCGCTGACGCTGCTGCACCTGAGCCGCCGCTACCGCC